The region TTCCCGTGCCATGAATCCGCCGCTCAAGCTGTTTCCTTGCTAATCCAATTTCGTGAGAAGCCATAAAAATACTTACCGCCGGAAAACACTGTTAAAACCAGTGCCGCATACAGGCAGACCATACCGATTGGCTTCGGGTCCAGACCGAACCATGGATAATGCAGTGTAAGCGGGCAAAGCGCCGCAATCTGCAATATCGTTTTAAGCTTGCCGAAGCTATCAGCTGCAATGATCATTCCATAATCCGCAGCAATGGCGCGCAGGCCAGTAACTGCCAATTCTCTGCTAATGATGATTATGCATATCCAGGCCTCGATCCAACCCAGATGGACCAACATTATCAGAATAGCGCCAATGAGCAGCTTGTCCGCTAGTGGATCAAGAAACTTGCCCACTGTAGTTACGATGTTCCAGCGGCGGGCGATGAAACCATCCACCAAGTCCGTCAGAGAGGCCAACATGAATACGAGCATGGCTAACAGACAAGTGATTCTGGACGGATAATACAGCAGGACAACTATAAAAGGTATCGTGGCGATACGCGCCAGACTCAGTGAATTCGGTAAGTTGAACATAGATTATGATTGTAGACGTCGCGGGAGATATCCTCGCCCGGAGTATATTGGTTCAGACAGATGGCGCCATAGCCGCAGCCTCAAGGCTCCTTTCGGCTTCCAGAGCAATACGCTCGCCCAGTTCCAACAAAGCCTGCTTGGCCGGAGTGTCCTCCCTAAGCAGGACAACGGGTTTGCCCAAGTCACCAGCAACAACGGTGGCAGGATCCAGCGGCACTGATCCGAGGAACGGTAACCCATAGCTCTCGGCAAGCTCCCGACCGCCACCTTTTTTAAACAGATCAATCACCTGGTTGCAGTGCGGGCAAATAAGCCCGCTCATATTTTCCACGACCCCCAAAATATTGGCCTGGGCATATTGTAAAAAGTTGATTGCCTTACGCACATCCGCCAAAGATATCTCCTGGGGAGTGGTCACGATGAGGCACAGCGCATTAGGGATAAGCTTCAGGATGGTCATATGCTCGTCACCCGTGCCGGGGGGAGAATCCACCACCAAGAAATCCAGATGCCCCCAATCCACGTCGGCAATGAACTGCCTGATGGCCGAGGTCTTCATGGGACCGCGCCAAAGAACAGCTTGATCCGGATCGCGCAAAAGTGAGGCCATGGAAACAACGTGCAAATTGTCATTATACCGCTTGGGCTTTATGACGGAGCCATGCTCAACTTCCAACTGCCCCTTAAGGGCCAGGAGATTAGGCACGCTGGGGCCATGGATATCCACATCCAGAAGCCCGACTCGATATCCCATGGCAGCAAGCGCCGCGGCAATATTAACGGAAATGGAACTCTTACCCACTCCGCCTTTGCCGCTCATGACAAAAATCGTGTAACGGATATTCTCCAGGACGCTGCTGATGCGCTGATCCTGCAGGGTAAGCCTGGGATGGGGCTTTCCCTCCTCGTTGCCTTGAGGCCAGCCAATACACTGCCCCATACAAACTCCTCGGTTAACCCAAGCGTAGGAGGCTTGACAGGTCTTCCTAAGCAGGGAAACTCATATCGCACTCGCGCTTACGTGGCAATGCTGCCCAGACCAGCGGTCGTGATATGCGATTTCTAGGCCCCCGCGCCCATGAACATTACGGTGATTAAGTCGATAATCATGAGCAGCAGAGCTTCACGGATACGGTCGGTCCCGGTCGAGTCAGTAAAGCCAAACGTCGGTTTATACCACGATTCGATCCGACAATGGTGCCGCCGCATGTCCAGGCATTACCATCCGTATTGTCCCACGAGATCCACGAACAGCACTCCGCCCTTGCGTTCCTCGCGCAACTCACCCTTCTCCTTGGTGATCAAGACCAACTCCTGATTACGACGACGCTCGCCCACGGGGATAAGCAGGCGGCCTCCTTCGGCCAGCTGCTCGGTAAGCGGCTTAGGAACCTCGGGACCGCCAGCTGTTACCAAAATGCGGTCAAAAGGCGCATCCTGCGGCCAGCCAAGTGTACCATCATCCAGTCTCAACTTAATACGACCATACTTGAGGTCCTGGAGAAGAAGCTTGCGGGCGGCATCATATAGTTCGCGCACCCGCTCTATGGTATGAACGGTGGCACCCATCTCAGACAGTACAGCGGCCTGATATCCCGATCCTGTGCCGATCTCCAGCACCTTCATGCCTGGTTTGACTTGGAGGAGTTCGGTCATGAAGGCCACAATGTACGGCTGGGAGATGGTCTGCCCATGCCCAATGGGTTGTGGGCGGTCATCATAGGCCTGGGAGGCCAAGGCTTCCTGAACGAAGAGGTGCCGGGGCACGGTGCGCATGGCGCGCAGGACGTCCTGATCCCGAATTCCTCTGGCCTCTAGCTGTTCCCGGACCATGCGCTCACGCC is a window of Desulfocurvibacter africanus subsp. africanus DSM 2603 DNA encoding:
- the pgsA gene encoding CDP-diacylglycerol--glycerol-3-phosphate 3-phosphatidyltransferase, with translation MFNLPNSLSLARIATIPFIVVLLYYPSRITCLLAMLVFMLASLTDLVDGFIARRWNIVTTVGKFLDPLADKLLIGAILIMLVHLGWIEAWICIIIISRELAVTGLRAIAADYGMIIAADSFGKLKTILQIAALCPLTLHYPWFGLDPKPIGMVCLYAALVLTVFSGGKYFYGFSRNWISKETA
- a CDS encoding Mrp/NBP35 family ATP-binding protein; protein product: MGQCIGWPQGNEEGKPHPRLTLQDQRISSVLENIRYTIFVMSGKGGVGKSSISVNIAAALAAMGYRVGLLDVDIHGPSVPNLLALKGQLEVEHGSVIKPKRYNDNLHVVSMASLLRDPDQAVLWRGPMKTSAIRQFIADVDWGHLDFLVVDSPPGTGDEHMTILKLIPNALCLIVTTPQEISLADVRKAINFLQYAQANILGVVENMSGLICPHCNQVIDLFKKGGGRELAESYGLPFLGSVPLDPATVVAGDLGKPVVLLREDTPAKQALLELGERIALEAERSLEAAAMAPSV
- a CDS encoding protein-L-isoaspartate(D-aspartate) O-methyltransferase, whose product is MIDPKYRRERMVREQLEARGIRDQDVLRAMRTVPRHLFVQEALASQAYDDRPQPIGHGQTISQPYIVAFMTELLQVKPGMKVLEIGTGSGYQAAVLSEMGATVHTIERVRELYDAARKLLLQDLKYGRIKLRLDDGTLGWPQDAPFDRILVTAGGPEVPKPLTEQLAEGGRLLIPVGERRRNQELVLITKEKGELREERKGGVLFVDLVGQYGW